In one Zobellia galactanivorans genomic region, the following are encoded:
- a CDS encoding FecR family protein, producing MKNNITKLLMGTISEEELVALRKWLDNPENQSILETYVKEYHDLNLSLLKDNVEEAYGKTIRQIERTERPVRKLFPNWAKYAAAAVLIFGLGLMYQQGVFSTKKSHILVPNDDVVTLVTENGSVQTIDVQTSEIVKDENGNVIGKQEKNQINYSVGNEVKELIYNTLNVPKGKTFQITLSDGTVVHMNAGSSLRYPVNFSPTQLRKVFLDGEAYFDVTKDKSRPFVVSVDDLDVKVLGTEFNVSSYSEDTNIEVVLVEGAVGLNKISESPEEGVELVPGQRGAYRRNSENIHIDSVNTDLYTSWMQGHLVFRELTFDQILTKLGRHYNIELENRNSELGQEVFNASFNDATIEEVMSFFNDTHEIDYEISDNKVIIK from the coding sequence ATGAAAAATAATATTACCAAACTACTAATGGGGACTATTTCCGAAGAAGAGCTTGTTGCCCTGAGGAAATGGTTGGACAATCCGGAAAATCAGTCCATTCTTGAGACCTACGTTAAAGAGTACCACGATCTGAACTTAAGTTTGTTAAAAGACAATGTGGAGGAAGCCTATGGGAAAACCATACGGCAAATCGAGAGGACGGAACGGCCTGTTAGAAAACTGTTCCCCAATTGGGCGAAGTATGCCGCTGCGGCCGTTTTGATTTTCGGGCTCGGCTTGATGTACCAACAAGGGGTTTTTTCTACAAAGAAGTCCCATATCCTAGTTCCCAATGACGATGTAGTAACCTTGGTAACGGAGAACGGTAGCGTGCAAACCATCGATGTACAGACCTCCGAAATCGTCAAGGACGAAAATGGTAATGTCATCGGCAAGCAAGAAAAAAATCAAATCAACTATTCTGTAGGGAACGAGGTTAAAGAGTTGATCTATAATACCCTGAACGTCCCTAAGGGGAAAACGTTTCAAATTACCTTGTCAGACGGTACGGTCGTGCATATGAACGCCGGTAGCTCTTTGCGATACCCTGTAAACTTTTCACCTACCCAGTTGCGAAAAGTATTTCTTGATGGGGAGGCGTATTTTGACGTAACCAAAGACAAATCGAGGCCCTTTGTCGTAAGTGTCGATGATCTTGATGTCAAGGTTTTAGGAACCGAATTCAATGTTTCCTCATATAGTGAAGATACCAACATTGAGGTGGTACTTGTTGAGGGGGCGGTGGGCCTTAACAAAATATCCGAATCTCCTGAAGAGGGCGTGGAACTCGTTCCGGGGCAAAGGGGGGCGTACCGCCGCAATTCTGAAAACATCCACATAGATAGCGTAAATACCGATTTGTATACGTCTTGGATGCAAGGCCATTTGGTGTTTAGGGAGTTGACTTTCGATCAAATACTGACCAAGCTAGGGCGCCATTACAACATAGAACTCGAAAATAGAAATAGCGAGTTGGGCCAAGAAGTTTTTAATGCAAGTTTTAACGATGCCACTATCGAAGAGGTCATGAGTTTCTTTAACGATACCCATGAAATCGATTATGAAATAAGCGATAACAAAGTAATCATTAAATAA
- a CDS encoding TonB-dependent receptor yields MKKAMNRRGLCQPLLKFDLKMKLTTLLLMTTLFGLYANDSYAQKTKVTLNVKNATVRNVIDNIESSTDFRFIYKTKDVDLEHKISLRVSKESIKKVLESLFGNTNTVYKVRGTHIILRRSLKEQPSPETILEDILIDRGQDFTVTGTITDGNGMPLSGANIVEKGTVNGVTADFDGNFSLSVADVDAVLVVSYIGFATKEVSVNGRNSIAVSLEESAAALEEIVVVGYGTQKKKDLTGAVSSVDGEDIQNSAKTSIDQMLQGKVAGVRISQTSGQPGGGVSIRIRGNSSLNTSNEPLYVIDGMPIDNSAAITDNGPNISSSAPTNPLNTINPQDIESIQVLKDASATAIYGSRGANGVILITTKSGKEGRLKIDYSTSVGIQKVANPLNVLDGNEYVENIGDILSQSGSSLQPELSNSANNVDWQDQIFRSAATLQHNLSLSGGSAENKYFASFNYTDQEGILIGSGFKRYGGRLNWKHTKDKFSASVNINTSLTEDDITPHGSSGNFDGGVISTAVFLPGTVPVYNSDGSYFKPRILDLDNPLSIANGIDVKGSTNRTLVNLKTSYEVLRNVEASISLNADNIYSKKNAYRSRLTIVGEESGGVASIITSKSSNYVLEALLNYKNSFGDHSVSGVAGYTYQKNDFQWSSSSARGFIGDEVKTDDLSSGDPALNQVGSLRTSDALLSYLSRINYSYLDKLLVTASFRADGSSRLAEGRKWGYFPSFSLGYRLTQEPFMESLSFINNLKARLGWGQIGNVRTPASAAIASFVAGSSAVFNNETKAGLTPARIPNPDLKWETTEQLNIGMDFGLFGSRINGSVDAYNKKTKDLLFQEPVPPQTGFDNWWVNLPDSEITNTGIELSLNTINVKSDKFNWESDLNFTSNRNKITKLDGREIIISSDVVATVANIEGEAAFSYYGLEKVGIWQIGDNTAGSAQPTAVPGQPKWKDQNNDGVINADDRVILGNPYPDFTWGLNNSFSYGGFDLSIFIEGVQGVDLFNTQLANTYFPFNNSRNRFAEPIVNRWTPDNPTNEWPSFVDPSSYGGDLTNAFTIQDASFVRLKNVTLGYNFNLKESSAIRSLSAHISGENLAISTDYYGYDADLGGTGNSRLDANSYPTSRTFSLGINIGF; encoded by the coding sequence ATGAAAAAAGCAATGAACCGACGAGGGTTATGCCAACCTTTGTTGAAATTCGACCTGAAAATGAAACTGACCACACTGCTATTGATGACGACCTTGTTCGGGTTATATGCCAATGACAGTTATGCCCAAAAGACAAAAGTAACATTGAATGTTAAGAACGCTACCGTTCGAAACGTTATCGATAATATCGAATCTTCTACCGATTTCCGATTCATTTATAAGACGAAAGATGTAGACCTAGAGCACAAAATATCGCTAAGGGTTAGCAAGGAATCTATTAAGAAGGTACTAGAAAGTTTGTTCGGAAATACCAATACCGTTTATAAGGTTAGGGGAACCCATATTATTTTAAGGAGGAGTTTGAAAGAACAACCATCGCCCGAAACAATTTTGGAAGATATTCTGATAGATAGGGGACAAGACTTTACGGTGACCGGTACAATAACAGATGGTAATGGTATGCCCTTGTCTGGAGCGAACATTGTAGAAAAGGGGACTGTAAATGGGGTAACCGCGGATTTTGACGGGAATTTTTCGCTTAGTGTAGCGGATGTTGACGCCGTTTTGGTGGTTTCCTATATCGGTTTTGCTACCAAAGAAGTTTCGGTAAACGGAAGAAATTCTATTGCCGTGAGTTTGGAGGAAAGTGCGGCGGCTTTGGAAGAAATAGTCGTAGTGGGTTATGGTACCCAAAAGAAAAAAGATTTGACAGGGGCAGTAAGCTCTGTCGATGGGGAAGATATACAAAATAGCGCAAAGACCTCTATTGATCAAATGTTACAAGGAAAAGTTGCTGGGGTGAGAATTTCACAGACCAGTGGACAACCAGGAGGCGGGGTGTCGATTAGGATTAGAGGTAATTCATCACTAAACACCAGTAACGAGCCTTTGTACGTTATTGATGGTATGCCGATTGATAACAGTGCCGCCATTACCGATAATGGACCGAACATATCCAGTAGTGCCCCTACAAACCCGTTAAATACCATCAATCCTCAAGATATAGAATCGATCCAAGTGTTGAAAGATGCTTCGGCTACCGCTATCTATGGATCAAGGGGAGCGAACGGCGTAATACTGATAACGACTAAATCGGGAAAGGAAGGTCGATTAAAAATAGATTATAGCACCAGTGTCGGTATTCAAAAGGTGGCCAATCCCTTGAACGTGTTGGACGGGAATGAATACGTTGAAAATATTGGCGATATTTTAAGTCAAAGTGGTTCTTCCTTGCAACCGGAACTATCCAATTCAGCCAATAATGTAGATTGGCAAGATCAGATCTTCAGGTCTGCCGCGACCTTGCAACACAACTTATCCCTTTCAGGAGGTAGTGCCGAAAATAAATACTTTGCCTCGTTCAATTATACGGATCAAGAAGGTATTTTAATTGGCTCAGGTTTTAAACGGTACGGAGGACGACTTAATTGGAAACACACCAAGGATAAGTTTTCGGCAAGCGTGAATATCAATACATCGTTAACAGAAGATGATATCACCCCTCACGGTTCATCAGGAAATTTTGATGGCGGGGTGATAAGCACGGCTGTTTTTTTACCGGGAACCGTACCCGTTTACAATTCCGATGGGTCATATTTCAAACCGAGAATCCTAGATTTGGACAACCCGTTGAGTATAGCCAATGGAATAGATGTTAAGGGAAGTACCAATAGAACATTGGTGAATCTGAAAACGTCTTACGAGGTGTTAAGGAATGTAGAAGCTTCCATAAGTTTAAACGCTGATAATATCTATTCTAAAAAGAATGCCTACCGATCAAGATTGACTATTGTAGGTGAAGAGTCGGGAGGTGTGGCCAGTATAATTACGAGTAAAAGTTCCAATTATGTTCTAGAGGCTCTTTTAAACTATAAAAATTCCTTCGGGGATCATTCGGTCTCTGGAGTGGCAGGATATACTTACCAAAAGAATGATTTTCAATGGTCAAGTTCTAGTGCTAGGGGCTTTATAGGTGATGAAGTAAAAACGGATGACCTTAGTTCAGGAGATCCCGCCCTTAATCAAGTCGGTAGTCTACGTACAAGTGATGCCTTACTATCATACTTGTCCCGAATAAACTATTCATATCTCGACAAGTTGTTGGTAACCGCTTCTTTTAGGGCCGATGGTTCGTCTCGATTGGCAGAAGGGCGCAAATGGGGTTACTTTCCCTCTTTTTCGTTAGGGTATCGTCTTACCCAAGAGCCTTTTATGGAATCGTTGAGTTTTATTAATAATTTAAAAGCTCGTTTGGGATGGGGGCAAATCGGTAATGTTAGAACGCCCGCTTCAGCGGCTATTGCCAGTTTTGTAGCAGGTTCTTCCGCTGTCTTCAATAATGAGACCAAAGCAGGATTGACACCGGCCCGTATTCCAAACCCAGATTTGAAATGGGAGACTACCGAACAGCTTAATATAGGTATGGATTTTGGACTTTTTGGAAGTAGAATCAACGGGTCTGTAGATGCCTATAACAAAAAAACAAAGGACTTACTATTTCAAGAACCCGTACCACCGCAGACCGGCTTCGATAATTGGTGGGTTAATTTGCCAGATAGCGAGATTACAAATACAGGTATAGAATTGTCTTTGAATACTATAAACGTTAAGAGCGATAAGTTTAACTGGGAAAGTGACCTTAATTTTACTTCGAACCGAAATAAGATTACAAAGTTAGATGGAAGGGAAATTATCATTAGCTCCGATGTTGTGGCAACGGTTGCCAATATTGAAGGAGAGGCGGCATTTTCCTATTATGGCTTGGAAAAAGTGGGAATTTGGCAAATTGGTGATAATACCGCTGGTTCCGCACAACCAACTGCCGTACCCGGTCAACCCAAATGGAAAGATCAGAACAATGACGGCGTTATTAACGCCGATGATAGGGTAATATTGGGCAACCCATATCCTGATTTTACCTGGGGGTTGAATAATAGTTTTAGTTACGGAGGTTTCGATCTTTCAATTTTTATTGAAGGGGTTCAGGGCGTTGACCTGTTCAATACCCAATTGGCCAACACCTATTTTCCTTTCAATAATTCCAGAAACAGGTTTGCCGAACCCATTGTGAACAGATGGACACCGGATAACCCTACAAATGAATGGCCTTCCTTTGTAGATCCCTCAAGCTATGGAGGCGACCTTACAAATGCCTTTACAATACAGGATGCTTCTTTTGTCCGTTTAAAAAATGTTACCCTAGGTTATAATTTCAACCTTAAAGAAAGCAGTGCTATTAGAAGTTTGAGTGCCCATATTTCTGGTGAAAATTTGGCAATATCTACAGATTATTATGGATATGATGCCGATTTGGGAGGTACGGGAAATTCCAGATTGGACGCTAACAGCTATCCTACAAGCAGAACTTTTTCGCTTGGAATAAATATTGGCTTCTAA